From Dehalococcoidia bacterium:
AGCGGTGGCGGGGGCCTTTATATTCCTGCACTTCGCTCATCAGCCCATCTTCAACACCCTCATAGCCGATTACTCGCCGCCGGCCCTAGTGGGCAGGAGCTTCGGCCTGGTCTATCTCGCTGCCTTTGGCCTCGGCGGCGCCGGAGGGATCATCGCCGGGGCAATGGTGGACCGGTGGGACACGGGAGCCGCCTTCATCGGCATGGCCGGCGTATGGGCCCTGGCCCTCTTGGCCACGGTGCCCCTCCCGTTCTTGGTAAAGCGGCAGACCCTGGCCCCGAAACTGGCCCATATCGAGCCCGACAACGCATAATGCATTAGGAGGTGCGCCTATGGAGTTTGAGCAGATCCTCTACGAGAAGCGGGACGACGGCATCGCTATCATAACCCTCAACCGGCCGGAGCGTATGAACGCCTTCACCCGTGTCATGCTGGACGAGTGGTACTCCGCCCTCCTGGATGCCCACCTGGACCAGGCCGTGCGGGTGGTGGTGGTCACAGGGGCCGGAAGGGCTTTCTGCGCCGGTGCCGACCTCTCCGGCGGCGCCATCGGCCTGCTGGACCCACAGCGCACCCTGGTGGAGAACCGCAACTTCCTGCGCGACACCGTCCAGCGGATACCGCGCCTGGTGGCCCAGATGGACAAGCCCTACATCGCTGCCGTCAATGGCCCTGCCATGGGGGCAGGCATGGACATGGCTTCCATGGCCGACATCCGCTTCGCCTCCACCACCGCCCGCTTTGGCATGACCTATGTGCGGGTGGGCCTCATCCCCGGCGACGGTGGATGCTGGTACCTCCCTCGCATCGTGGGCATGGCCAAGGCCCTGGAGCTCATCTGGACAGGCGATATCATCGACGCCGAGGAGGCGCTACGCATCGGCTATGTGAGCAAGGTGCTCCCTCCAGAGGAGCTGATGCCCTACACCCTGGATTTCGCCCGCCGCCTGGCGGAAGGGCCGGCGGTGGCCATCCAGCTGGCCAAGCGCCTGGCCTACCGCGCCCTCCACACTGACATCGATGAGGCCTTGGAGGCTGCCCAGCAGGCCATGGTCATCGCCCAGATGACGGAGGACGCCAGGGAAGGCCCCCGTGCCTTCATGGAGAAGAGGCCGCCCAAGTTCAAGGGCCGCTAGAGCCGCCCGAAGAGGCCCCCAGGGCGGCCAGTTGGCGGCTGGCCGCCTCCATCTCCGCCAGCACCGCCTCCGCATCCTTCCCTTTCAGCAGGCGGGGGCGGGCATAGTCCTCGATGATATAAGGCAGGAACTCGACCTTCACCAGGTGGGGCCCATAAAAGGTGTAACGGCCGATGACACCTATGCGCGTCTCCAGGCTCCACATCTGGTCGAAGATGAAATTGCCGTGGGCGTAGACGATGAGCTTGCCCTTGTAGAGCTCCACCGCCTGCACCCAGTGAGGGTGATTGCCCAACACCAGGTCCGCTCCCGCGTCCACCGCCAGGCGGGCTATCTCCTGCGGGTCGTCGGGGGCGATGCCCGGGGCCGGCTGGGGTAGGCGCACATACTCTGCCCCCCAGTGAAAGGCCACCACCAGCACGTCCACCTGCCCATCGGCCTCCCTTATGGCCTGGGCGATAGCCCGGCGGTCAAAATATTCTCCAACCCCGTTGAAGGCCAGGAAGCCAAAAGTGAGGCCCCGTACCTCCTTGACGGCCATGGTGCGGCGATCGGCCCAGGCGATGCCTGCGGCCTGGAGGTGGGCCACCGTCTCCGCCACCCCCTGGGGCCCATAGTCGCCGATGTGATTATTCTCCAGGGTGGCCACATCCACCCCCATGGCTTGGAGGGCCGCTACCACCCCGGGGCGCCCGCAGAAGACATAGCCCGAGTCGTGGTATGGACAGGAGGCGATGAGAGGGGCTTCCAGGTTGACCACCGTCAGGTCGGCTGCTGCTGTCACTTCCTTGACGTCCTCCACAGGATAGAGGAAGTCGTCCCCATGCCGGCGGATGATCACGTCCACATAGCGGGCAGGGATGATATCGCCCGTCGCCACCAAGACACGTAACTCCTGCGGATGGGGCACAGGGCCCAGCTCCAGCGGCGCGAACACCTGCTCCAGGGAGGAGATGGGCGCCGGAGTGGCAACAGGGGTAGGAGACGCGCTCGCCGTAGCGACAGGGGACAGAGCAGCAGGGGTAGGGAAGGCCACCAAGAGGATGTCCTCCTCCTCAGGCCGCAGAGCACAGGCCCAAGCGGTGACGATGAGGGCGGCCACCAGCCAGGCTAGTTGTCCCCGCCCCATAGTTAAGATATATTATGCCCGAGACACGTTTAACGTAAGCGGGAGGATAGACATGGAGTTCAGGTTCGGGCCAGAGGAGGAGGCCTTCCGGCAAGAGGTGAGGGAGTTTCTACGCCAGGAGTGGCCACAGGAGGCCTTAGGGGATGCTGCCGAGAGCCCTCTGGGATATGGCGGAGGCCGCGGCCTGAACGAGATCAAGGCGTTCCAGAAGAAGCTGGCCCAAAAGGGGTGGCTGACCATGGCCTGGCCAAAGGAGTACGGCGGTCAAGGGGCCAGCATCTGGCGCC
This genomic window contains:
- a CDS encoding enoyl-CoA hydratase-related protein codes for the protein MEFEQILYEKRDDGIAIITLNRPERMNAFTRVMLDEWYSALLDAHLDQAVRVVVVTGAGRAFCAGADLSGGAIGLLDPQRTLVENRNFLRDTVQRIPRLVAQMDKPYIAAVNGPAMGAGMDMASMADIRFASTTARFGMTYVRVGLIPGDGGCWYLPRIVGMAKALELIWTGDIIDAEEALRIGYVSKVLPPEELMPYTLDFARRLAEGPAVAIQLAKRLAYRALHTDIDEALEAAQQAMVIAQMTEDAREGPRAFMEKRPPKFKGR
- a CDS encoding CapA family protein gives rise to the protein MGRGQLAWLVAALIVTAWACALRPEEEDILLVAFPTPAALSPVATASASPTPVATPAPISSLEQVFAPLELGPVPHPQELRVLVATGDIIPARYVDVIIRRHGDDFLYPVEDVKEVTAAADLTVVNLEAPLIASCPYHDSGYVFCGRPGVVAALQAMGVDVATLENNHIGDYGPQGVAETVAHLQAAGIAWADRRTMAVKEVRGLTFGFLAFNGVGEYFDRRAIAQAIREADGQVDVLVVAFHWGAEYVRLPQPAPGIAPDDPQEIARLAVDAGADLVLGNHPHWVQAVELYKGKLIVYAHGNFIFDQMWSLETRIGVIGRYTFYGPHLVKVEFLPYIIEDYARPRLLKGKDAEAVLAEMEAASRQLAALGASSGGSSGP